Below is a window of Cryobacterium sp. PAMC25264 DNA.
TCGCCGAGGCCAAGGCTCGCCGCGCGCGGGCCGGCGCCGCGGCTGTTCCAGGTGTTCATGGCGATGTGGTGGTGGTAGCCGCCCGCCGAGGCGAAGAGCGCGCCCGGGTAGCCACCCTGCGTCGCCTCGAAACCGATCGCGTCGACGTAGAACGCCCGCGCCGCGGCCACATCGCCGACCTGCAGGTGCACGTGCCCGACCACGCCGGGCAGGGCAGCGCCGGCATCCAGCACCACCTGGTCGAGGTGGCTCTGCAGGTAGGCGTTGGGATCGAGGTACTCCGTGGCCATTCGGATCTGCTCACCGTCGTGGATCCAGGTGCTGCGGTCGCGGTCGGTGTACAGCTCGACACCATTGCCCTCCGGGTCGGTGAAGTAGAAGGCCTCGCTCACCAGGTGGTCGCTCGAGCCGATGAAGCGGCTGCGCGGGTCCTGCGCGGCGCGGTACACGGTTGCCGCGAGGCTGCCGGGAGTCTCGAAAAGGAACGCCGTGTGGAACAGGCCAGCCTGGCGGGCGTCCACACCGGGCAGGTCCGGGGTGTGGATCAGCCGCACGAGCGGCGTCGTGCCCCGGCCGAGAA
It encodes the following:
- a CDS encoding VOC family protein; translated protein: MSVDLNELSLNADTSMGAVTLRVGDLETMSDYYSGAFAMEPLEERSRSREVHRVLGRGTTPLVRLIHTPDLPGVDARQAGLFHTAFLFETPGSLAATVYRAAQDPRSRFIGSSDHLVSEAFYFTDPEGNGVELYTDRDRSTWIHDGEQIRMATEYLDPNAYLQSHLDQVVLDAGAALPGVVGHVHLQVGDVAAARAFYVDAIGFEATQGGYPGALFASAGGYHHHIAMNTWNSRGAGPRAASLGLGDVAVTVPAVADLHALTARLTARSIPFAGDGRSVSITDPWGTQVTVSLPDLSTDELIAR